CTGCATGGCTAATCCTTGCGGCAGTGAGGGAAGGCGCTAGAGCATAGCGCCTGAATTCCCTCACGAACACCGGAAGGTGTTATTTCAGACTTTTCAGTCAGTTCTGGTAACGGCAGGCGTCAGAAAGTTTTCGGTAGGCAATCTCTGCGGGTTGGCCTGATTGATCGTCGATGTACTTCATCTTCGCCGTGACCACTACGCATTCCAGTGTGTCGGGTTCGCTGAGGTCAATCACTTTGCCCACGTGCAGCGGCATTCCGTAGTGATAGGACGGTACATTTGCCGAAGCGGTGGGATCATCGGCCTGTGCATTACCGGTTGATGAGGCGCAGACAAGGGCGATTGAAACAAGCAAGGCGCGCGAGTTCATGGGGCGATCTCCAGTGCAGACGCAAGTTTGCTCGACGTGGCGTCGAACCTGCCGCACTGGGCGTCAGAGAGCTCTGAGGGCGTGCGGTCCAGTAGAGTGTTGGACTGCGCGATTAAGCATTGGTTAAACCGCCTGAACGCCACCTGTCGTTTAGCCACTACCGTTCGGCGGCAAATACAGTCATTTTTCAGACTAAAGTCGCCTGCAGCATCGAAAAGCCTTCTGCCATCATTGCCGCTCACCCCGCGTGTTCACTTCAGCCCGGCCCATTTACTGGATCGGATGAGGGCTATTTCTGGCTGATTGCGCCCCGGCGCAGACGCTGCATTGTTGGAGTTTTTAATGCGTCCCCCTTTTACGTTCATCTCCGCGCGCCAGTCACTCGGCTTCGGCGCTGTAGTCCTGTGCGCCGGTTTTACCGGGCCGGCTCATGCGAGCGGTTTTATCGATGACACCACGGCGAAGATCGAATCCCGTACGGTGTATTTCAACCGCGACTTTCGTGATGGGCACACCTCCACCGAACAGGGCGCTTCGAAACGCGAAGAGTCGGCCCAGGGTTTTATTCTCAATCTGCAGTCGGGCTACACCCAAGGTGCGCTCGGTTTTGGGGTCGATGCATTGGGCATGGCGGGGTTCAAGCTCGATTCCAGCCCCGACAGCAGCAACAGCGGATTGCTGCCGTCCAGCGGGAGTAATCCGCGTGGCTCGGCGGATGAATACACCAAGCTCGGGCTGACCGCAAAGGTGCGCGTCTCGCAAAGCGTGCTGAAGTACGGCGCCTTGCTGCCGGATGTGCCACTGCTCAAATACAACGACGGTCGCTTGCTGCCGACCCTGTTCAATGGCGCGATGCTCACGTCCAGAGAAGTAAAAGACCTGAATTTCATGGCGGCGCGCCTGGACAAATACACCGCCCGGGATTCCACCGATTCCCAGGACATCCGCGTGCACTGCAAGAACAAGCGCTATGCCTGCAACATCACCGCCGATCATTTCGACATGTACGGCTTCGATTACAAGATCAACGAACGCCTGACCGGCCAATATCACTACGCCGAACTGGAAGACATTTACCGCCAGCACTTCCTCGGCTTGCTGGCCAACCAGCCATTGGGCAGCGGCGTGCTCAAGGCCGATCTGCGCCTGCTCAAGAGTGCCGACAGCGGCGATGCCCGCGCCGGCTCCATCGACAACCGCGCGCTGAGTGGAATGCTCGCTTACGCCATCAGCGGCCATACGTTCAGCGCCGGTTGGCAGCGCATGAACGGCGACAACTCGATGCCGTACCTGGATGGCACTAATCCGTATCTGGTCAACTATGTGCAGGTGAACGATTTCGCCGCCGCGCAGGAACGCTCGTGGCAACTGCGCTATGACTATGATTTCAAGGCCATTGGTATCAACGGGCTGAGTTTCCTGACCCGGTACGTGAACGGTGATCACATCAAGGTGCCGGGCAGCGATCAGGAAGGCAAAGAGTGGGAGCGCGACAGCGAGCTCAAGTACGTGGTGCAAAGCGGAGCGTTCAAGGATGTCAGCCTGCGACTGCGCAATGCGACGTACCGCACCAACTACGAGAAATATGCCCGCGATGTGGATGAGACGCGGTTGATCGTCAGCTACAACTTTTCGATCTTGTAGAGACTGATTCCCTGTAGGTCGTGCGTCAGGTGAGCTGCTGCCGATACGGCAAGTCCGGCCCGGTCTTGCTGCATGTGAGCGCCGCCGCGTGCACGGCAAACCTGACCATCCCGTCGATCTGCTCGCGACTCAGTTGCCGCACGCCTTCAATCGAATCCAGTTGCTGCTCGGTCAACCACGTAATCAGCGCAGCCTGAAAGGTATCGCCCGCGCCGACGGTATCGGCGATGTCCACAGTGCTGGCCGGCACCGACCATGAACCGTGAACCCGGCTGAACACCGTCGCACCCTC
The Pseudomonas sp. MYb327 DNA segment above includes these coding regions:
- a CDS encoding DUF2790 domain-containing protein, encoding MNSRALLVSIALVCASSTGNAQADDPTASANVPSYHYGMPLHVGKVIDLSEPDTLECVVVTAKMKYIDDQSGQPAEIAYRKLSDACRYQN
- a CDS encoding OprD family porin; this encodes MRPPFTFISARQSLGFGAVVLCAGFTGPAHASGFIDDTTAKIESRTVYFNRDFRDGHTSTEQGASKREESAQGFILNLQSGYTQGALGFGVDALGMAGFKLDSSPDSSNSGLLPSSGSNPRGSADEYTKLGLTAKVRVSQSVLKYGALLPDVPLLKYNDGRLLPTLFNGAMLTSREVKDLNFMAARLDKYTARDSTDSQDIRVHCKNKRYACNITADHFDMYGFDYKINERLTGQYHYAELEDIYRQHFLGLLANQPLGSGVLKADLRLLKSADSGDARAGSIDNRALSGMLAYAISGHTFSAGWQRMNGDNSMPYLDGTNPYLVNYVQVNDFAAAQERSWQLRYDYDFKAIGINGLSFLTRYVNGDHIKVPGSDQEGKEWERDSELKYVVQSGAFKDVSLRLRNATYRTNYEKYARDVDETRLIVSYNFSIL